Proteins co-encoded in one Bacteroidales bacterium genomic window:
- a CDS encoding T9SS type A sorting domain-containing protein, with translation MNSNKFSKKYLILIFILISHIQLTAQDSITFTWQSSHRSIGAKLSYGEFDIKATNGEQFSIKWGDDSPIETIVGLGDANIHLYHSYDYYDYSCTVTIAASNADCKFTYFDCNTYFADDVVSFQITGLSIEGCSDLAYLSCQNNSLKLSDLYAAHLIIKDQSGKLFGTQFLPYQPLTGGTLVDFSDQNLFGGAETVFVIYNEFEQATIDIDYTIDNGIITFIKDGEYRVYMTNDAIITHPDYTALVIAGFDLTKPGGISENLSANFNIYPNPTSNYVYIETGNGIIPAVKVYSLNGRLLQQIKNTEIDLSNYPMGFYFLSIDGKTVKVIKK, from the coding sequence ATGAATTCAAACAAATTTTCAAAAAAATATTTGATACTAATTTTTATATTAATATCACACATACAATTAACAGCCCAAGATAGTATAACATTCACATGGCAAAGTAGTCATCGAAGTATTGGCGCTAAACTTAGTTATGGAGAATTTGATATTAAAGCTACAAACGGCGAGCAATTTTCTATTAAATGGGGTGATGACTCTCCTATTGAAACAATAGTTGGTTTAGGCGACGCAAATATACATTTGTATCATAGTTATGACTATTATGATTATAGTTGTACAGTTACAATTGCTGCTTCCAATGCCGATTGTAAGTTTACTTATTTTGATTGCAATACTTATTTTGCTGATGATGTAGTATCTTTTCAAATAACCGGTTTATCAATAGAAGGTTGCTCAGATTTAGCATATTTATCCTGCCAGAACAACAGTCTAAAACTATCTGATTTATATGCAGCGCATTTAATTATAAAAGATCAAAGCGGAAAATTATTTGGCACTCAATTTTTGCCGTACCAACCTTTAACAGGTGGCACGTTGGTTGATTTTTCGGATCAAAACTTATTTGGAGGTGCAGAAACTGTTTTTGTTATATATAATGAATTTGAGCAAGCTACAATAGATATTGACTATACTATTGATAATGGCATTATTACTTTTATAAAGGATGGAGAATATCGCGTATACATGACTAATGATGCCATAATTACACATCCCGACTATACTGCTTTAGTAATAGCCGGATTTGATTTAACTAAGCCCGGTGGCATTTCAGAAAACCTTTCAGCAAATTTTAATATCTATCCTAATCCAACCAGTAACTATGTTTACATAGAAACAGGAAATGGAATTATCCCTGCAGTTAAAGTCTATTCTTTAAACGGCAGATTGTTACAGCAAATCAAAAATACGGAAATAGATTTGTCAAATTATCCAATGGGCTTTTATTTTTTGTCAATAGATGGGAAAACGGTTAAAGTCATAAAAAAATAA
- the rplB gene encoding 50S ribosomal protein L2, with translation MALKKFKPTTAGQRFKVISAFDEITTNKPEKSLLQPKKKSGGRNNAGKMTMRYIGGGHKQQYRIIDFKRDKEGIPAVVKSIEYDPNRTARIALLNYADGEKRYIIAPHALQVGQKVNSGKGASPDLGNSLYLSEIPFGTIIHNIELKPGQGAKMARSAGSYAQLMSRDGKYAIIKLPSGETRMILQSCKATIGMVSNVDHSLERSGKAGRSRWKGRRPRVRGVVMNPVDHPMGGGEGRASGGLPRSRKGIPSKGYKTRAPKKASDKYIIEKRKK, from the coding sequence ATGGCTCTAAAGAAATTTAAACCAACAACTGCAGGTCAGCGCTTTAAAGTGATAAGCGCATTTGACGAGATTACCACCAATAAACCGGAAAAAAGTTTGTTGCAACCAAAGAAGAAATCAGGTGGTAGGAATAATGCAGGAAAAATGACTATGCGCTACATAGGCGGTGGTCACAAGCAACAATACAGAATTATTGATTTTAAACGCGATAAGGAAGGTATTCCTGCTGTTGTTAAAAGCATAGAATATGATCCTAACAGAACAGCTCGTATAGCATTGTTGAACTATGCTGATGGTGAAAAACGTTATATCATAGCTCCTCACGCTTTACAAGTAGGTCAAAAAGTTAATTCCGGAAAAGGTGCTAGCCCTGATTTGGGAAATTCTCTTTATTTAAGTGAAATTCCATTCGGTACTATCATTCATAATATCGAATTAAAACCAGGTCAAGGAGCGAAAATGGCTCGCAGTGCAGGTTCTTACGCACAACTTATGTCGAGAGACGGTAAGTATGCTATCATTAAACTTCCTTCTGGCGAAACAAGAATGATTCTTCAATCTTGTAAGGCTACTATAGGAATGGTGAGTAATGTTGATCATAGTTTGGAACGTTCGGGAAAAGCAGGCCGTTCAAGATGGAAAGGTCGCAGACCGAGAGTTCGTGGGGTTGTTATGAATCCTGTTGATCACCCAATGGGTGGTGGTGAAGGTAGAGCATCCGGCGGTTTACCACGTTCAAGAAAAGGTATTCCTTCTAAAGGTTATAAAACACGTGCTCCCAAAAAAGCATCTGATAAATATATTATTGAAAAACGCAAAAAATAA
- the rpsG gene encoding 30S ribosomal protein S7 — MRKAKPKKRIILPDPIYGSPKVTKFVNNIMLQGKKNLAYGLFYDAINIVSEKSGENGLEIWEKALTNVTPSVEVKSQRVGGATFQIPTEIRAGRKESIGMKNLIGYARKRHEKSFSMKLASEILAAYKEEGAAFKRKEDIHRMAEANKAFAHYRT; from the coding sequence ATGAGGAAAGCAAAACCAAAAAAACGCATAATACTTCCGGATCCGATATACGGCAGCCCGAAAGTAACTAAATTTGTTAATAATATTATGCTTCAGGGCAAGAAAAATCTTGCATACGGTTTATTCTACGATGCTATTAATATAGTAAGTGAAAAATCAGGAGAAAATGGTTTGGAAATTTGGGAAAAAGCACTTACAAATGTTACTCCATCGGTTGAAGTAAAGAGTCAACGTGTGGGTGGTGCTACATTTCAAATACCTACGGAAATTCGTGCAGGACGTAAAGAATCTATCGGTATGAAAAACTTAATAGGTTACGCCCGTAAACGCCATGAAAAATCTTTTAGTATGAAACTTGCTAGCGAAATTTTGGCAGCATACAAAGAAGAAGGCGCAGCATTCAAACGTAAAGAAGATATCCACAGAATGGCTGAAGCTAATAAAGCTTTTGCTCATTATAGAACTTAA
- a CDS encoding tail fiber domain-containing protein, translating into MSIITNAQIIKATGTVGTSSQVDINAQTIITNLRNTDGASIITRNSTTTLSNGCDLIWGAFYQNQPNNPGIFSLMSTSAIAWYSCFTVRANGNTGIFNPNPGVALEIGSSSSIRQLKVNGNIVLGSDIKMKENIKDLTNSLDYLKRLQGVSYNMIEEEKEEKIPEKFLNESPDIIESLKSEISKAPRTNEYLLNRRFYGFIAQDVQKLFPDLVYADDEGMLSIDYIGMIPLLVTGLQEQQNMIENQKKEINILKETLNLLYETGKANFIDDIDSKSAQSLNLATQENTHNEEMKVYQNAPNPFNMSTTITCYIPQKIKKVQLCVYNMQGTQIKCFTVSERGTVNVIIESGQLSSGTYTYLLIGDGKASEAKMMIVTN; encoded by the coding sequence TTGAGCATCATAACAAATGCCCAGATAATAAAAGCAACCGGAACTGTAGGCACAAGTTCGCAAGTTGATATAAATGCCCAAACCATAATTACCAATCTTCGAAACACGGATGGTGCATCTATTATCACAAGGAACTCTACTACTACATTGAGCAACGGATGCGATCTTATTTGGGGAGCTTTTTATCAGAATCAACCGAATAACCCAGGTATTTTTTCACTCATGTCCACTTCTGCCATTGCATGGTATAGCTGTTTTACCGTGAGGGCAAACGGAAATACAGGTATTTTTAATCCTAACCCAGGTGTAGCTTTGGAAATAGGTTCATCTAGTTCTATCAGGCAGCTTAAGGTTAATGGAAATATCGTTTTAGGTTCTGATATTAAGATGAAAGAAAATATTAAAGATCTTACAAATTCACTCGATTACCTAAAACGGCTACAAGGCGTGAGTTATAACATGATAGAAGAAGAAAAAGAAGAGAAGATTCCTGAAAAATTTCTGAATGAAAGTCCGGATATTATTGAATCTTTAAAATCTGAGATTAGTAAAGCTCCTAGAACAAATGAGTATTTGCTAAATAGACGTTTTTATGGTTTTATAGCACAAGACGTGCAAAAACTATTCCCTGATTTAGTTTATGCGGATGATGAAGGTATGTTATCTATTGATTATATAGGCATGATTCCTTTGCTTGTAACTGGGTTACAAGAACAGCAAAATATGATTGAGAATCAAAAGAAAGAAATAAACATTTTAAAAGAAACTTTAAATCTTTTGTACGAAACAGGAAAAGCTAATTTTATTGATGATATTGATAGTAAAAGCGCTCAGTCTCTTAACCTTGCTACTCAGGAGAATACCCATAATGAAGAGATGAAAGTTTATCAAAACGCCCCTAATCCTTTTAATATGAGTACTACTATTACATGCTATATTCCGCAAAAGATCAAAAAAGTGCAATTATGCGTGTACAATATGCAAGGTACCCAAATTAAATGCTTTACTGTTTCTGAACGTGGTACGGTAAATGTGATAATAGAATCCGGACAATTATCTTCAGGGACATATACTTATTTATTAATTGGAGATGGAAAAGCAAGCGAAGCTAAAATGATGATTGTTACTAACTAA
- the rpsJ gene encoding 30S ribosomal protein S10, whose amino-acid sequence MNQRIRIKLKSYDHNLVDKSAEKIVKTVKSTGAVVTGPIPLPTNKQIFTVNRSTFVNKKSREQFQLSTYKRLLDIYSSTTKTIDALMKLELPSGVEVEIKV is encoded by the coding sequence GTGAACCAGAGAATTAGAATAAAATTAAAATCATACGATCACAATCTCGTAGATAAATCCGCAGAGAAGATCGTTAAAACAGTAAAATCGACAGGCGCAGTGGTTACCGGACCGATTCCATTGCCTACCAACAAACAAATTTTCACTGTAAACCGTTCAACCTTCGTGAACAAAAAATCACGGGAACAGTTTCAACTTTCTACATATAAAAGATTGTTGGATATTTACAGTTCAACAACAAAAACTATAGATGCTTTAATGAAACTCGAATTACCGAGCGGCGTTGAAGTAGAAATTAAAGTATAA
- the rpsL gene encoding 30S ribosomal protein S12: protein MPTIQQLVRKGRQKLTDKSKCPALDSCPQRRGVCVRVYTTTPKKPNSAMRKVARVRLTNQKEVNAYIPGEGHNLQEHSIVLIRGGRVKDLPGVRYHIVRGALDTSGVEGRTQRRSKYGAKRPKAGKK, encoded by the coding sequence ATGCCTACAATACAACAATTAGTTAGAAAAGGTCGTCAAAAACTTACTGACAAGAGTAAATGCCCTGCATTGGATTCTTGTCCGCAACGTCGCGGTGTTTGTGTAAGGGTTTACACTACTACACCCAAAAAACCGAATTCGGCAATGAGAAAAGTTGCAAGGGTTCGTTTAACCAATCAAAAAGAGGTTAATGCTTATATTCCCGGTGAAGGTCATAATTTGCAAGAACACTCTATAGTTCTTATCAGAGGTGGTCGTGTGAAAGATTTGCCAGGTGTTCGTTATCATATTGTAAGAGGTGCTCTTGATACAAGCGGTGTTGAAGGAAGAACTCAAAGACGTTCAAAATACGGTGCAAAACGACCGAAAGCAGGAAAAAAATAA
- the rplI gene encoding 50S ribosomal protein L9, protein MKIILKQDVQGLGYEHDVVTVKPGYARNYLIPQGMAITATPSAIKVRDEVVKQQSHKRDKQIKDANDFAQALNNITVKIAVKATDEGKIFGSVTSASIAEAIKEQFKYEVDKKQINLSEDRIKELGEYTATVNVFKDVKANVNIVVEKEAE, encoded by the coding sequence ATGAAAATTATTTTAAAACAAGACGTACAAGGACTCGGTTACGAGCATGATGTGGTTACGGTAAAACCCGGTTACGCAAGAAATTATTTAATTCCCCAAGGGATGGCAATTACTGCTACTCCTTCAGCTATTAAAGTTCGCGACGAAGTTGTTAAGCAACAATCTCATAAAAGAGACAAACAAATAAAGGATGCTAACGATTTTGCTCAAGCATTAAATAATATTACAGTTAAGATAGCGGTTAAAGCAACTGACGAAGGTAAAATCTTCGGTTCTGTTACTTCAGCTTCTATTGCAGAAGCAATTAAGGAACAATTTAAATACGAAGTTGATAAAAAACAAATTAATTTATCTGAAGATCGTATTAAAGAACTTGGTGAATATACTGCCACTGTAAATGTTTTTAAAGACGTTAAGGCTAATGTAAATATTGTTGTTGAGAAAGAAGCAGAATAA
- the fusA gene encoding elongation factor G, producing the protein MSDRLLHTRNIGIMAHIDAGKTTTTERILYYTGVNYRLGEVHEGTAVMDWMPQEQERGITITSAATTVFWNYDDQKYKINIIDTPGHVDFTVEVERSLRILDGGVVVFCAVGGVEPQSETVWRQADKYKVPRVCYVNKMDRMGSDFFRVVEEIKSKLNAKPLVLQIPIGEELAFVGIVDLIENKAFVWDEESNGETYEEYEIPTELIDVVNEYRAILIETVAELDEELMNKYFIDSDSITTEEIRNTIRKATIDLKLFPVICGSSFKNKGVQAILDAVVNYLPCPLDIPPVYGTDFKGNQVLVKPDENAPFSALAFKIQTDPFVGRLVFFRVYSGKFIAGSQFLNANTGKKERMSKILQMHANKQNPLNEILAGDIAAGVGFKEIKTGDTLCDPSHQILLENITFPEPVVQIAVEAKKQEDVEKLNIALAKMAEEDPTFTVSFDGETGQTIISGMGELHLDIILDRLSREQNIDCSKGRPQVAYKETITKTLIHREVYKKQTGGHGKFADIEFEISPADDNKPGLQFINETRGGVIPSQYIPAIEKGFKNAMQNGVLLGYPVYGIKIRLLDGSSHEVDSDALAFEIAAGIAFRAACKLAGPVILEPVMKIEIVSPAEYIGDISGDLHQRRAQVTKMDSRGELQVLHANAPLAEMFGYISALRNISSGRGTFSMEFSHYSVPPRNIMEEVIYKIKGYKVDF; encoded by the coding sequence ATGTCTGATAGATTACTACATACAAGAAATATTGGGATAATGGCCCATATTGACGCTGGTAAAACTACCACGACTGAGCGTATATTGTATTATACCGGAGTTAATTATCGTCTCGGAGAAGTGCACGAAGGAACTGCCGTAATGGACTGGATGCCGCAGGAACAAGAACGCGGAATCACAATTACATCGGCAGCTACTACTGTGTTCTGGAATTATGATGATCAAAAATATAAAATTAATATTATTGATACGCCGGGACATGTTGATTTTACGGTAGAAGTTGAAAGATCTTTGAGAATACTCGATGGAGGTGTTGTAGTTTTTTGTGCTGTAGGCGGAGTTGAACCGCAATCCGAAACAGTTTGGAGACAAGCCGATAAATATAAAGTTCCCAGAGTATGTTATGTTAATAAAATGGACCGCATGGGATCTGATTTCTTTAGAGTTGTCGAAGAAATCAAATCAAAATTAAATGCTAAACCTTTAGTATTGCAAATACCCATCGGTGAAGAATTAGCTTTTGTCGGTATTGTTGACCTTATTGAGAATAAAGCTTTCGTATGGGATGAAGAATCAAACGGCGAAACTTATGAAGAATATGAAATACCTACCGAATTAATAGACGTAGTTAATGAATATCGTGCGATACTGATTGAAACTGTTGCCGAATTGGATGAGGAGCTTATGAATAAGTATTTCATTGATTCCGATTCTATCACAACGGAAGAAATCAGAAACACTATCAGAAAAGCAACTATCGATCTTAAATTATTTCCGGTTATCTGCGGTTCTTCATTCAAAAATAAAGGTGTTCAAGCCATTTTAGATGCAGTAGTAAATTATTTGCCCTGCCCGTTGGATATTCCTCCGGTTTACGGAACTGATTTTAAAGGTAATCAAGTGCTTGTAAAACCTGATGAAAACGCACCGTTTAGTGCTTTGGCTTTTAAAATTCAAACTGATCCTTTTGTAGGGAGATTGGTTTTTTTCAGAGTCTATTCGGGTAAGTTCATAGCGGGTTCACAATTCTTAAATGCAAATACAGGAAAAAAAGAAAGAATGTCTAAGATTCTTCAAATGCATGCAAACAAACAAAACCCGCTAAATGAAATTTTAGCCGGAGATATTGCTGCAGGAGTAGGATTTAAAGAAATTAAAACGGGAGATACTTTGTGTGATCCCTCACACCAAATTCTTCTTGAAAACATTACTTTTCCAGAACCTGTAGTACAAATAGCCGTTGAAGCTAAAAAGCAGGAAGATGTAGAAAAACTCAATATCGCCTTGGCTAAAATGGCAGAGGAAGATCCTACTTTTACAGTGTCTTTTGATGGCGAAACAGGACAAACTATAATAAGCGGTATGGGTGAATTGCACCTGGATATTATTTTAGACAGATTATCGCGTGAACAAAATATAGATTGTTCTAAAGGACGTCCTCAGGTTGCATATAAAGAAACTATCACAAAAACTCTTATTCACCGTGAAGTTTACAAAAAACAAACCGGTGGACATGGAAAATTTGCAGATATAGAATTTGAAATTAGTCCGGCAGATGATAATAAACCAGGATTACAGTTTATAAACGAAACAAGAGGCGGTGTGATTCCATCGCAATATATTCCGGCTATTGAAAAAGGATTTAAAAATGCAATGCAAAACGGTGTATTATTAGGCTATCCTGTTTACGGAATAAAGATCAGATTGCTTGACGGTTCTTCACATGAAGTTGACAGTGATGCTTTAGCTTTTGAAATAGCTGCGGGTATTGCTTTCAGAGCTGCATGTAAATTAGCAGGTCCTGTTATTTTAGAGCCCGTTATGAAAATTGAAATAGTTTCCCCTGCGGAATATATCGGTGATATCTCAGGCGATTTACATCAAAGAAGAGCACAGGTTACCAAAATGGATTCCAGAGGTGAGCTACAAGTGTTACATGCCAACGCGCCATTAGCCGAAATGTTCGGTTATATCAGTGCATTAAGAAATATTAGTTCGGGAAGAGGTACTTTCTCAATGGAATTCTCTCATTATTCGGTACCGCCGCGCAATATTATGGAAGAAGTAATTTATAAAATAAAAGGTTATAAAGTAGATTTTTAA
- the rplC gene encoding 50S ribosomal protein L3, giving the protein MSGLIGKKLGMTSVFDENGKNIPCTIIEAGPCYVTQVKTLENDGYEAIQLAFDDKKEKRTPNAMKKHFEKAGVTPKRIVREFTRFEPGSRKDYGEELRVDIFIEGEFVDVVGTSKGKGFQGVVKRHGFSGVNDQTHGQHNRMRAPGSIGASSYPSRVFKGMRMAGRMGGDRVKMINLQVMKIILEKNLILVKGAVPGSVGSYVIIERWS; this is encoded by the coding sequence ATGTCAGGATTAATTGGAAAAAAATTGGGTATGACCAGCGTTTTTGATGAAAACGGGAAAAATATTCCGTGCACAATCATTGAAGCGGGTCCATGTTATGTAACCCAAGTTAAGACATTGGAGAACGATGGTTATGAAGCTATTCAGTTAGCTTTCGATGACAAAAAAGAAAAGCGTACACCAAATGCTATGAAAAAGCATTTTGAAAAAGCCGGAGTTACTCCTAAAAGAATTGTAAGAGAATTTACAAGATTCGAACCAGGATCACGTAAAGATTATGGAGAAGAATTACGCGTGGATATATTCATAGAAGGTGAATTTGTTGACGTAGTAGGTACATCAAAAGGTAAAGGTTTTCAAGGTGTTGTTAAAAGACACGGTTTCTCCGGAGTAAACGATCAAACTCACGGCCAGCACAACAGAATGAGAGCACCGGGTTCTATCGGAGCTTCTTCTTATCCTTCAAGAGTATTCAAAGGAATGCGTATGGCAGGACGAATGGGTGGCGACAGAGTTAAAATGATCAACCTCCAAGTGATGAAAATAATTCTTGAAAAGAATTTAATATTAGTTAAAGGAGCTGTTCCGGGCTCAGTTGGATCATATGTAATTATTGAGAGATGGAGTTAG
- the rpsS gene encoding 30S ribosomal protein S19 yields the protein MSRSLKKGPYIHYKLEKRVLEQAASPKKNVIKTWSRASMISPDFVGLTIAVHNGNKFIPVYVTENMVGHKLGEFAPTRIFRGHAGNKKR from the coding sequence ATGAGTCGTTCATTAAAGAAAGGTCCGTATATACATTACAAACTCGAAAAAAGAGTTCTGGAACAAGCTGCATCACCGAAAAAGAACGTGATAAAAACTTGGTCACGTGCCTCTATGATATCTCCGGATTTTGTAGGATTGACAATTGCTGTTCATAACGGTAATAAATTTATTCCGGTGTATGTTACTGAAAATATGGTAGGACATAAATTAGGCGAATTTGCTCCCACAAGAATATTTAGGGGTCATGCCGGTAATAAAAAAAGGTAA
- the rplW gene encoding 50S ribosomal protein L23 — protein sequence MEIIIKPLVTEKMTLMTEKLNRYAFVVNKKANKIEIKKAVEKLYGVDVADVNTMNYSGKAKSRFTKSGFVSGRTNAYKKAIVTLVSGQVIDFYSNI from the coding sequence ATGGAAATTATTATTAAACCTTTAGTAACTGAAAAGATGACGTTGATGACTGAAAAGCTCAACCGTTATGCTTTTGTAGTTAATAAAAAGGCAAATAAAATAGAGATAAAAAAAGCCGTTGAAAAATTATATGGTGTTGACGTTGCTGATGTCAATACAATGAACTATAGCGGCAAAGCTAAATCAAGATTCACCAAGAGTGGATTTGTAAGTGGAAGAACAAATGCTTATAAAAAGGCAATTGTTACTTTAGTATCAGGTCAAGTTATTGATTTTTATAGCAATATTTAA
- the rplD gene encoding 50S ribosomal protein L4, whose product MELVVYNIKGSETSRKVELKDEVFCIEANDHAIYLDAKQYMANQRQGTHKAKERSEVSGSTRKLKRQKGTGTARSGDINSPLMRGGGRVFGPKPRLYRFKLNKKLKALARRSALSYKVADQKLTIIEDFNFDTNKTKNFVELMKNFNLTGKKVLLVSQKADSNLQLSARNIQGAEIINADCLNTYTILKAHHMLVVESAIGDIERICLK is encoded by the coding sequence ATGGAGTTAGTAGTATATAACATAAAAGGTAGTGAGACTTCCAGGAAAGTCGAACTTAAAGACGAGGTTTTCTGTATCGAGGCTAACGATCATGCGATCTACCTAGATGCAAAGCAATATATGGCTAACCAACGTCAAGGTACACACAAAGCTAAAGAAAGAAGTGAAGTATCCGGAAGTACCAGAAAGTTGAAAAGACAAAAAGGTACCGGTACCGCACGTTCGGGTGATATTAACAGCCCGTTGATGAGAGGCGGCGGTAGAGTTTTCGGTCCTAAACCGAGATTATACCGTTTCAAACTTAATAAAAAATTAAAAGCTTTAGCTCGTAGATCCGCTTTGTCTTACAAAGTAGCTGATCAAAAGTTAACTATTATCGAAGATTTTAATTTCGATACAAATAAAACAAAAAACTTTGTTGAGCTGATGAAAAATTTTAACCTTACAGGTAAAAAAGTATTATTGGTATCACAAAAAGCGGATTCCAATTTGCAATTATCGGCAAGAAATATTCAAGGGGCCGAAATAATTAATGCGGATTGTTTGAATACTTATACGATACTTAAAGCACATCATATGCTTGTTGTTGAAAGTGCTATTGGTGATATTGAAAGAATTTGTTTAAAATAA